One genomic region from Drosophila subpulchrella strain 33 F10 #4 breed RU33 chromosome 2R, RU_Dsub_v1.1 Primary Assembly, whole genome shotgun sequence encodes:
- the LOC119551174 gene encoding pneumococcal serine-rich repeat protein isoform X3, translating into MEKKLAKVALNSSNVATESNIKNNKLLANLSAAGAATATATATTGTAAAATTTSTATTANQALNFNNKTKATTTTAAAASANNQRSNHNNNNNNSSAIKKHTNTKLPGKSPACNSSSSSLSSSSSSNSSESKDTNFEYEDEWNIGGIPELLDDLDADIEKSAHSSGGGNQATALNAKQATSSSTSSSSSSKSGSSSTSSSAAAAAGSSSSSHKSHKTTLHSNLSATSPTTIKFTRQPVASGGANSSSSSSSSAAAAPSGGSANVVAKGSTSSSSSTSSSSSGKHHHHHHHHSSSSGSSSKGYKSALVAQLNSPSPLNSSSKSLSGSGSGSGNANGAAGAGAGSTLSSSTFAGFSKGGSLVSSSAGAAAATVAGSGQQNSKFSAGGMSSQTGSGSGGNNTSNSNNNSSGTGGSGSGSSAGNSGSGSGSNNNTNAGGPPSSQGGNSGSGSGNSSSSSSGKSSAKMSIDHQATLDKGLKMKIKRTKPGTKSSEAKHEIVKATDQQQNGALGAGSNNSANEDGSSGSGSSSTNASSLGGNNSSSSASSGSSSSSGSSSGSSKKHLNNASAGSGSSSSGGGSQNNTGGHASGGGSSGGSQSTPQGTKRGSSGHRREKTKDKNAHSNRMSVDKSAAAASAAGEKDTPEKGSGSGAGGSTCSCNGEVGAPCSHHACIRRAAHMSNSGGNSNSSGPAGQTSGSSSLSAVPPGVFTPSAGSPSGGSPSTGVPAAASLLAATGATSNNASQLASSNAGGVGGSGGGANAPGPPGKESAGSIKISSHIAAQLAAAAASNSYSGSVANSNQGQNSSSGGSGGSEGKAGAAAQAKLMAPGMISATMHHTISVPAGSAGAGDEDTKSPPAKRAKHEAGASGTGGGKEMVDICIGTSVGTITEPDCLGPCEPGTSVTLEGIVWHETEGGVLVVNVTWRGKTYVGTLLDCTRHDWAPPRFCDSPTEELDSRTPKGRGKRGRSAGLTPDLSNFTETRSSIYFSHAQVHSKLRNGATKGRGATRSASGNAAANSNSSSSGNGGGATPSTSPTAFLPPRPEKRKSKDEAPSPLNGDAADGASGGIGGAGGVNMVNASGIPISASGGGLATQPQSLLNPVTGLNVQISTKKCKTASPCAISPVLLECPEQDCSKKYKHANGLRYHQSHAHGAGGGASSMDEDSMQAPEEPATPPSPGVASGAGAGASVTLTAPPATAPSAGQGTVAIPPNTPTANSSNPVTNGSAAPTTPATGSVSIAAPSTTPSVVETQSTAPISAPPPATPPAPVPICAVTTPGAEQSASSVLPLGNLPLTAGPNAATQQQQPPTQQQQQLLAPGGSGPPSNLQQQQQPVAGGSITAGISGQALSQHQQQLMGGLPAMLSDQQQQALLQQGALKAGVLRFGPPDGNPMQQPGQPPVNPQTQQSPPRPPSHVQDQQTASAYAQQAGLKTSPGFGSVSVNAAGSKQKKNRKSPGPSDFEGRVSREDVQSPAYSDISDDSTPVAEQELLDKSVGQVVAAKHIELMGKKPPEVGVVGVPPAPAPNMYVPGMYQFYPSQQQAPPPPQQQQQQPQYMVQTEPGKPPGLPPALTQAQQQQQMQQGPPPPTSQPPSHLLGPPGQQSVAAHLADYSGKNKDPPLDLMTKPQPQPGQQPPQQQQQGQQPGSENNGKEVVGPPTSQPGSQPPPVNLSAVSGPPPGALPPGLGGLSALGAAGLGGPGPGKGMPHFYPFNFIPPAYPYNVDPNFGSVSIVASEEAAKLGGHPGLPPSSQAQQLSGISIKEERLKESPSPHDQPKHMPPQQQMIANKLIKQEPMTKQEIKQEPNSNPGQQHQPPQQQPAPQPQQQQLPPPQPQQPHALHPKDLQALGAYPTIYQRHSMSLAAVQQARDEDLRRYYMFTGRQNQAAAAAAAAAQNAASGGLQPHPGMMHKDEPGMSSAQQQQQQQQQQQMQMAQQQQQAIQQHHQHLQQQHQQQQQQQHQQQQQQQQQQQQQQQQQQQQQQQQKLKQSQAASAAANNKATNLTKDSPKQKGGDDDQPLKVKQEGQKPTMETQGPPPPPTSQYFLHPSYISPTPFGFDPNHPMYRNVLMSAAGPYNTAPYHLPIPRYHAPEDLSRNTGTKALDALHHAASQYYTTHKIHELSERALKSPTSGSGPVKVSVSSPSIGPPQQGGPTSSGPGSGPVSGVLGPGSGPNQQPGSAPGSAGGVPLNLQPPPGGMGPAPGSKPDLSGPKGHGGITPGSSLDGHKQSMPGGPPPNGPPGNGAVGSVGGAAGNGAAGGGGAGAADSRSPPPQRHVHTHHHTHVGLGYPMYPAPYGAAVLASQQAAAVAVINPFPPGPSK; encoded by the exons ATGGAAAAGAAGTTGGCAAAG GTGGCCCTGAATAGCAGCAACGTAGCAACAGAAAGCAATATTAAGAATAATAAATTGTTAGCTAATTTAAGTGCGGCAGGAGCAGCTACAGCTAcagcaacggcaacaacaggaacagcggcagcagcaacaacaacatcgaCGGCGACAACGGCGAACCAAGCGCTGAATTTCAATAACAAAACgaaggcaacaacaacaactgcgGCAGCAGCATCGGCGAATAATCAGAGGAGCAaccacaataacaacaacaacaactccAGTGCGATCAAGAAGCACACAAACACGA AACTACCTGGCAAGAGCCCCGCTTGcaactcctcctcctcgtcgctCTCCTCGTCGAGCAGCTCCAACTCGAGCGAGTCAAAGGACACGAACTTTGAGTACGAGGACGAGTGGAACATTGGCGGCATACCAGAGCTGCTGGACGACTTGGACGCGGACATCGAAAAGTCGGCGCATTCTTCGGGTGGTGGCAACCAGGCTACCGCGCTAAATGCCAAGCAGGCAACCAGCTCCTCCACATCCTCCTCATCTTCCTCCAAGAGCGGATCTTCATCCACGTCATCCtcagcagcagcggcggcgggatcatcatcatcgtcgcATAAATCGCACAAGACCACATTGCACAGCAATTTGTCGGCCACCTCGCCAACCACAATTAAGTTCACACGCCAGCCGGTGGCCAGTGGCGGAGCTAACTCCTCCTCCTCATCATCCTCGTCAGCAGCTGCAGCGCCCAGTGGTGGCAGTGCGAACGTGGTGGCCAAGGGATCAACCTCTTCCTCGTCCTCCACATCCTCCTCTTCTTCGGGGAAGcatcatcaccatcaccaCCATCACTcgagcagcagcggcagcagttCCAAGGGCTACAAGTCTGCTTTGGTGGCTCAACTGAACAGTCCGAGTCCACTGAACAGTAGCTCCAAGTCCCTGAGTGGATCGGGGAGTGGAAGCGGGAACGCAAACGGTGCAGCGGGAGCTGGAGCCGGCAGCACATTGTCATCCTCGACATTTGCCGGGTTCTCCAAGGGCGGCAGCCTAGTGTCCTCGtcggcaggagcagcagcagctacaGTGGCTGGCAGTGGACAACAGAACTCCAAATTCTCCGCTGGCGGCATGTCCTCGCAAAcgggcagcggcagcggcggcaACAACacaagcaacagcaacaacaacagcagcggaACCGGAGGCAGCGGCTCGGGCAGCAGCGCAGGAAACAGCGGAAGCGGTAGCGggagcaacaacaacacaaacgCCGGTGGGCCGCCGAGTTCGCAAGGCGGCAACAGCGGAAGCGGTAGCGGTAACAGCTCCAGCTCCTCCAGTGGCAAATCGAGCGCAAAGATGTCCATAGACCACCAGGCGACGCTCGACAAAGGACTCAAAATGAAGATCAAGCGCACCAAGCCGGGCACCAAGAGCTCGGAGGCCAAGCACGAGATTGTGAAGGCCACCGACCAGCAGCAGAACGGAGCCCTGGGCGCCGGATCAAATAACTCGGCCAACGAGGATGGGAGTTCCGGCTCCGGTTCCAGTTCCACCAATGCGTCTTCCCTGGGAGGCAATAATTCGTCGAGCAGTGCAAGTAGCGGCAGCTCCTCCAGTAGCGGCAGTTCGTCGGGCAGCAGCAAGAAGCACCTGAACAATGCGAGTGCCGGGAGTGGCTCCTCCTCGTCCGGAGGAGGGAGCCAGAACAATACCGGTGGCCATGCCAGCGGAGGAGGCTCCTCTGGCGGCAGTCAGTCCACGCCGCAGGGCACTAAGCGCGGCAGTTCGGGTCATCGGCGAGAGAAGACCAAGGACAAGAACGCACATTCCAATCGCATGTCGGTGGACAAGTCGGCGGCGGCTGCCTCAGCGGCCGGAGAGAAGGATACGCCAGAAAAGGGTTCCGGTTCGGGAGCTGGAGGATCAACCTGCTCCTGCAACGGAGAGGTTGGAGCTCCGTGCTCTCACCACGCCTGCATACGGCGCGCCGCACACATGTCCAACTCCGGTGGCAACTCGAATTCGAGTGGCCCAGCTGGCCAAACCAGTGGTTCATCTTCCTTGTCGGCAGTGCCACCGGGTGTGTTCACACCTTCAGCGGGCTCACCCTCGGGCGGATCACCTTCGACAGGGGTGCCAGCGGCAGCCTCTCTACTGGCGGCCACCGGAGCCACATCCAACAATGCCTCCCAACTGGCTAGCAGTAATGCCGGCGGCGTGGGGGGATCGGGAGGTGGTGCCAATGCACCGGGACCGCCGGGAAAGGAATCCGCCGGCAGCATTAAAATCTCCTCACACATAGCCGCCCAACTGGCAGCGGCTGCCGCTTCCAATAGTTACAGCGGGAGTGTCGCCAACTCGAATCAGGGCCAAAACAGCTCTTCCGGCGGCAGCGGCGGATCGGAGGGCAAGGCAGGTGCTGCGGCGCAGGCCAAGTTGATGGCACCCGGCATGATCTCAGCCACCATGCACCACACGATCTCGGTGCCGGCTGGCAGCGCAGGAGCAGGCGACGAGGATACCAAATCGCCCCCCGCCAAAAGGGCCAAGCACGAAGCCGGAGCTAGCGGAACAGGCGGCGGCAAGGAGATGGTAGACATCTGCATCGGTACCTCGGTGGGCACCATCACCGAACCAGACTGCCTGGGGCCTTGCGAACCGGGCACCTCCGTAACCCTCGAGGGGATCGTGTGGCACGAGACCGAGGGCGGCGTTCTCGTGGTCAACGTCACGTGGCGGGGAAAGACCTACGTGGGCACTTTGCTCGACTGCACCCGACACGATTGGGCTCCTCCAAG ATTCTGTGATTCACCAACTGAAGAATTAGATTCTCGAACTCCAAAGGGACGCGGCAAGCGCGGACGTAGTGCAGGTCTCACGCCCGACCTGAGCAACTTCACCGAGACCAGAAGCTCG ATTTACTTCTCACACGCCCAGGTGCACTCAAAGCTACGCAATGGTGCCACCAAGGGACGCGGAGCGACGCGCAGTGCCTCTGGCAATGCGGCAGCGAATAGCAACAGCAGCTCGTCGGGCAATGGAGGCGGGGCCACGCCTAGTACATCTCCTACAGCGTTCTTGCCGCCGCGTCCTGAGAAGCGCAAGTCCAAGGACGAGGCGCCTTCACCGCTCAATGGCGATGCGGCGGACGGAGCGTCTGGCGGTATCGGCGGAGCTGGTGGAGTGAACATGGTGAACGCCAGCGGCATCCCCATCTCGGCCAGCGGCGGTGGCCTGGCCACGCAGCCGCAAAGCCTGCTCAACCCGGTCACCGGCCTCAATGTGCAGATCAGCACCAAGAAATGTAAGACTGCCTCGCCCTGCGCGATCTCCCCGGTTCTGCTCGAGTGTCCCGAGCAGGACTGCAGCAAGAAGTACAAGCACGCCAACGGGCTGCGCTATCACCAGTCCCATGCCCACGGAGCGGGCGGTGGTGCAAGCTCCATGGACGAGGACTCGATGCAAGCGCCCGAGGAGCCGGCCACGCCGCCCTCTCCAGGAGTTGCAAGTGGAGCGGGAGCAGGAGCATCTGTCACATTAACAGCACCCCCAGCGACGGCGCCATCAGCGGGTCAGGGAACCGTGGCAATACCCCCGAACACGCCCACCGCCAATTCCAGCAATCCCGTCACCAATGGCAGTGCTGCACCCACGACACCAGCTACTGGATCGGTATCCATTGCCGCCCCTAGTACCACCCCCTCTGTGGTAGAGACGCAATCTACAGCGCCAATTTCTGCACCCCCACCAGCCACTCCACCAGCTCCAGTACCCATTTGCGCAGTGACTACACCTGGAGCAGAGCAATCTGCATCGTCAGTATTGCCGCTGGGCAATCTTCCACTGACAGCGGGGCCGAATGCCGCgacacagcagcagcagcctcctacacagcagcaacaacaattgctCGCCCCAGGAGGCAGTGGGCCGCCAAGCAacctgcagcagcagcagcaaccagTGGCCGGAGGCAGCATCACCGCTGGAATCTCTGGACAGGCTCTGTCACAGCACCAGCAACAGCTAATGGGTGGTCTGCCGGCAATGTTGTCcgatcagcagcagcaggcatTGTTGCAGCAGGGAGCAC TTAAAGCGGGAGTTCTGCGCTTTGGCCCTCCGGATGGAAATCCCATGCAGCAGCCAGGTCAGCCACCGGTTAATCCACAGACGCAACAGTCGCCCCCAAGGCCGCCGAGTCATGTCCAGGATCAGCAGACGGCATCGGCGTACGCCCAGCAGGCCGGATTGAAGACTTCGCCTGGATTTGGATCCGTAAGCGTGAACGCCGCTGGCAGTAAACAGAAGAAGAACCGCAAGTCACCCGGACCTAGTGACTTTGAGGGTCGTGTTTCCCGCGAAGATGTGCAGAGTCCGGCCTACAGTGATATCTCCGATGACTCCACGCCAGTGGCCGAGCAGGAGCTCCTGGACAAGTCAGTGGGCCAGGTGGTGGCGGCCAAGCACATCGAGTTGATGGGCAAGAAGCCACCGGAGGTGGGCGTTGTTGGTGTCCCACCAGCTCCGGCTCCCAACATGTATGTGCCGGGCATGTACCAGTTTTACCCGTCTCAGCAGCaggcaccaccaccaccgcagcagcagcaacaacagcctCAATACATGGTACAGACGGAGCCAGGCAAGCCACCTGGATTGCCACCTGCATTGACACAAGctcaacaacagcagcagatgcaGCAGGGTCCTCCTCCGCCTACCTCACAGCCCCCGAGTCACCTGCTGGGTCCACCTGGTCAGCAATCGGTGGCCGCTCACCTGGCGGACTACAGTGGCAAGAACAAGGATCCACCGTTGGATCTGATGACCAAACCACAGCCACAGCCGGGTCAGCAGCCtccgcaacagcagcagcagggccAACAGCCAGGATCGGAGAACAATGGCAAGGAGGTCGTTGGACCTCCCACCTCGCAGCCGGGATCTCAGCCGCCACCGGTGAACCTCAGTGCAGTATCTGGACCGCCGCCAGGAGCTCTGCCACCTGGTCTAGGTGGTCTCTCGGCGCTGGGGGCAGCCGGTCTAGGCGGTCCTGGACCCGGCAAAGGCATGCCTCACTTTTATCCCTTCAA CTTTATTCCGCCTGCGTATCCGTACAATGTTGACCCCAACTTTGGGTCAGTTTCTATTGTGGCTTCCGAAGAGGCCGCCAAACTAGGCGGGCACCCAGGTCTGCCGCCCAGCTCACAGGCGCAACAGCTGTCGGGGATCAGTATCAAGGAGGAGCGTCTAAAGGAGAGTCCCAGTCCGCACGACCAGCCCAAGCACATGCCACCACAGCAGCAG ATGATTGCCAACAAGCTGATCAAGCAGGAGCCCATGACCAAGCAGGAGATCAAGCAGGAGCCCAATTCAAATCCGGGCCAGCAACATCAGCCACCACAACAGCAGCCGGCGCCGCAAccccaacaacaacagctgcCACCCCCGCAGCCACAGCAGCCGCATGCCCTGCATCCCAAGGATCTGCAGGCACTGGGCGCCTATCCCACCATCTATCAGCGCCACTCTATGAGCCTGGCGGCAGTGCAGCAGGCGCGCGACGAGGACCTGAGACg GTACTACATGTTCACAGGGCGACAAAATCAGGCGGCTGCAGCTGCTGCCGCGGCAGCTCAGAACGCCGCCAGTGGAGGCCTGCAACCTCATCCCGGTATGATGCACAAGGATGAGCCCGGCATGTCATCGgcgcagcaacagcagcagcagcaacaacaacagcagatgcaaatggcccagcagcaacagcaggcgattcagcagcatcatcagcaccttcaacagcaacaccaacagcagcagcagcaacaacatcagcagcagcagcaacaacagcagcagcaacaacaacagcagcagcaacaacagcagcagcagcagcagcaaaaactTAAGCAGTCGCAGGCGGCAAGTGCGGCGGCCAACAACAAGGCCACCAACCTGACAAAGGATTCGCCCAAACAAAAGGGCGGCGATGACGATCAGCCGCTAAAGGTGAAACAAGAGGGCCAGAAGCCGACCATGGAGACGCAGGGTCCGCCACCACCACCGACGTCGCAGTACTTCCTCCACCCCTCATACATTTCCCCGACACCCTTTGGGTTCGATCCCAATCATCCGATGTACCGCAACGTGTTGATGTCAGCCGCCGGTCCGTACAATACGGCACCATATCACCTGCCCATCCCGCGCTATCATGCCCCCGAAGATCTCTCGCGCAACACCGGCACCAAGGCCCTGGATGCACTGCACCATGCGGCCAGTCAGTACTACACCACCCACAAGATCCACGAGCTCAGCGAACGGGCCCTCAAGTCGCCCACCAGCGGCAGCGGCCCCGTCAAGGTGAGCGTCAGCAGTCCCAGCATCGGGCCGCCCCAACAGGGCGGACCCACGAGCAGCGGCCCAGGATCCGGACCTGTTTCCGGTGTCCTCGGCCCCGGCAGCGGTCCCAACCAGCAGCCCGGCTCGGCACCTGGGTCTGCGGGCGGTGTGCCGCTGAACCTACAGCCACCACCCGGAGGAATGGGCCCGGCGCCCGGCAGCAAGCCGGATCTCTCCGGCCCGAAAGGACACGGCGGAATAACGCCCGGTTCGTCCTTGGACGGCCACAAGCAGTCGATGCCCGGCGGTCCGCCGCCAAATGGACCACCAGGCAATGGAGCCGTGGGCAGTGTGGGAGGCGCTGCGGGCAATGGCGCGGCGGGAGGAGGCGGTGCAGGTGCCGCCGACTCGCGCAGTCCACCGCCACAGCGCCATGTGCACACCCACCACCACACGCACGTCGGCCTCGGCTATCCCATGTACCCGGCGCCCTATGGAG CGGCTGTTTTGGCTAGCCAGCAGGCGGCTGCTGTAGCTGTGATAAACCCGTTTCCGCCGGGTCCGTCGAAATGA